In Streptomyces sclerotialus, one genomic interval encodes:
- a CDS encoding helix-turn-helix domain-containing protein, protein MNGVQHSPAIAQALTEVGPRLKRLRTRRGVTLAELSAATGISRSTLSRLESGLRRPSLELLLPLSQAHQVPLDELVRAPEVGDPRIRLTPQHKNGNVVVPLTRQPGPLQTFKMVLPAGRTTPELCTHEGYEWLYVLSGKLRLILADHDLVLTAGEAAEFDTRLPHWFGGTGDGPVELLSLFGRQGERMHVRARPAPKAERTGPDARRSAGLG, encoded by the coding sequence ATGAACGGCGTGCAGCACTCACCCGCCATCGCCCAGGCCCTCACCGAGGTCGGCCCCCGCCTCAAGCGTCTGCGCACCCGGCGCGGCGTGACCCTGGCGGAGCTCTCCGCGGCCACCGGCATCTCCCGGAGCACCCTGTCCCGGCTGGAGTCCGGCCTGCGCCGCCCCAGCCTGGAACTGCTGCTCCCCCTTTCCCAGGCCCATCAGGTCCCGCTGGACGAGCTGGTCCGCGCGCCCGAGGTGGGCGATCCCCGCATTCGTCTCACGCCGCAGCACAAGAACGGCAACGTCGTGGTGCCGCTCACCCGGCAGCCCGGCCCGCTGCAGACCTTCAAGATGGTCCTGCCGGCCGGCCGGACCACCCCGGAGCTGTGCACGCACGAGGGGTACGAGTGGCTCTACGTCCTCTCCGGGAAGCTGCGGCTGATCCTGGCCGATCACGACCTGGTGCTCACGGCGGGCGAGGCCGCCGAGTTCGACACCCGGCTGCCGCACTGGTTCGGCGGCACCGGTGACGGCCCGGTCGAGCTGCTGAGCCTCTTCGGACGCCAGGGCGAGCGGATGCACGTACGCGCCAGGCCCGCGCCGAAGGCGGAGCGCACGGGCCCGGACGCGAGGCGGTCCGCCGGGCTGGGATGA
- a CDS encoding helix-turn-helix domain-containing protein encodes MDDQQLPGHEGAGEHEYEPGSGTLHVFGQQLKLCRLRAGMERSRLGALTGYSASTIASFEQGRRIPPPKFIDKVDDVLDAGGILKAGKEEVARAQYPAFFRDAARLEAEAVELNSYDTHVVKGLLQTEEYTRALLAMRRPLLDEETIEQRVAARLARKDIFHRQPAPLLSFVVEEPVLRRPLGGKLVQRGQLEQILLTGQKRNVEIQVMPLDQEDNAGVDGPFTVLTRRGGEQVAYMEAQGRSTLVTDRQAVHALAARYGIIRAQALTPRESLAFVEKLLGEV; translated from the coding sequence ATGGACGATCAGCAGCTGCCGGGGCACGAGGGCGCAGGCGAGCACGAGTACGAACCCGGCTCAGGCACGCTGCACGTCTTCGGGCAGCAGCTCAAACTGTGCCGTCTGCGTGCGGGGATGGAGCGGTCCCGGCTCGGAGCGCTGACGGGGTACTCCGCGTCCACGATCGCCTCGTTCGAGCAGGGCCGCCGCATTCCGCCCCCGAAGTTCATCGACAAGGTGGACGACGTACTGGACGCGGGCGGAATCCTGAAGGCCGGCAAGGAGGAGGTCGCGCGGGCACAGTACCCGGCGTTCTTCCGCGATGCGGCGCGGTTGGAGGCGGAGGCGGTTGAGCTGAATTCGTACGACACCCATGTCGTCAAAGGGCTCTTGCAGACGGAGGAGTACACGCGGGCACTCCTGGCAATGCGGCGGCCGCTCCTGGACGAGGAGACGATCGAGCAACGGGTCGCCGCACGTTTGGCTCGCAAGGACATCTTCCATAGGCAACCTGCCCCTCTACTGAGCTTCGTGGTGGAGGAGCCCGTGCTGAGACGTCCTCTCGGCGGCAAGCTGGTCCAGCGGGGACAACTGGAACAGATCTTGCTCACCGGCCAGAAGCGCAACGTCGAGATCCAGGTCATGCCACTCGACCAAGAGGACAACGCCGGGGTGGACGGACCCTTCACCGTACTGACTCGGCGAGGAGGCGAGCAGGTCGCTTACATGGAGGCGCAAGGGCGGAGCACACTGGTGACCGACCGACAAGCGGTCCATGCCCTTGCGGCGCGCTATGGGATCATCCGTGCGCAGGCTCTCACTCCGCGTGAGTCGCTGGCCTTCGTCGAGAAGTTGCTGGGAGAGGTATGA
- a CDS encoding DUF397 domain-containing protein: protein MSVNECVGALPERAWFKSSYSSGEGGECVEMAQSAGKVRIRDSKDKAGPVLSIAPAGWAAFVEFAEQAWIKSSYSTGSGGECVEVAQSADMVRIRDSKDKAGPVLSIGPAGWAAFVAFAARG, encoded by the coding sequence ATGAGCGTCAACGAATGCGTCGGGGCACTGCCCGAGCGGGCCTGGTTCAAGAGCAGCTACAGCAGTGGTGAAGGCGGCGAATGCGTAGAGATGGCGCAGAGCGCCGGCAAAGTCCGCATCCGTGACTCGAAGGACAAGGCGGGGCCGGTGTTGTCCATAGCCCCAGCCGGATGGGCGGCCTTCGTGGAGTTCGCCGAGCAGGCCTGGATCAAGAGCAGCTACAGCACCGGCTCGGGCGGCGAATGCGTAGAGGTGGCGCAGAGTGCCGACATGGTCCGCATCCGTGACTCGAAGGACAAGGCGGGGCCGGTGTTGTCCATAGGCCCCGCCGGATGGGCGGCATTCGTCGCGTTCGCCGCGCGGGGGTGA
- a CDS encoding DUF397 domain-containing protein — protein MNVEELGQTTVAESAWFKSSYSGAEGGDCVEMVASAEAIHIRDSKDKAGPVLSIGPAGWAAFVAFAARG, from the coding sequence ATGAACGTCGAAGAACTCGGACAGACGACCGTTGCCGAGTCGGCCTGGTTCAAGAGCAGCTACAGCGGTGCTGAGGGCGGCGACTGTGTCGAGATGGTGGCGAGCGCGGAAGCGATTCACATCCGTGACTCGAAGGACAAGGCGGGGCCGGTGTTGTCCATAGGCCCCGCCGGATGGGCGGCATTCGTCGCGTTCGCCGCGCGGGGGTGA
- a CDS encoding transposase domain-containing protein, producing the protein MVGYFVLALCPFAREPYEEVLRMLTSGIPGSRAVARVNRSSLHRARSRLGEDVLETVFRTATANAASPTRWPAPAASETWSSLTAASGRSSSLTPSPGGRGSAGQAPVQPPRHRPGGTSGRLVPVDGAAGQRGPAPSRTRGPSLPKHAIQAEEHPPGREAGMRGAAEPAALSACV; encoded by the coding sequence CTGGTCGGGTACTTCGTCCTGGCCCTGTGTCCGTTCGCCCGTGAGCCGTACGAGGAGGTGCTGCGGATGCTGACCAGCGGTATCCCAGGAAGCCGGGCCGTCGCGCGGGTGAACCGGTCGTCGCTGCACCGGGCTCGCTCCCGCCTCGGGGAGGACGTGCTGGAGACCGTGTTCCGCACCGCGACGGCGAACGCAGCCTCGCCTACCCGCTGGCCAGCTCCAGCGGCCTCGGAGACCTGGTCATCGCTGACCGCGGCTTCTGGTCGGTCGAGTTCGCTCACGCCTTCACCTGGCGGGCGCGGATCTGCTGGTCAGGCTCCAGTCCAACCACCTCGGCACCGCCCAGGAGGAACTTCCGGGCGGCTCGTGCCTGTCGATGGCGCGGCCGGGCAAAGAGGTCCGGCTCCGAGCCGCACGAGAGGGCCGAGCCTGCCCAAGCACGCGATCCAAGCCGAAGAGCACCCGCCGGGCCGGGAGGCCGGCATGCGAGGGGCAGCAGAACCCGCCGCCCTGAGTGCCTGCGTCTGA
- a CDS encoding AraC family transcriptional regulator: MATHGNWVRYWRDGTRPVEAMHAHFRDHVYPPHSHDTYSFGITDAGAQRFRCRGGAHTSGAGMVMAFNPDEVHDGRAAAELGYRYRIVHLGPSVVSEVLADVTDGRSGALPLFPHPVLTDPALADALARLHAALAGTTDPLIRDERLTAAVTAMARRGATGSRPAALAVRTPTDRARRQAARRARAFLDERYLDPVPAELLAAAAGCSRFALYRAFRAEYGLAPSDYQRQLRLRRARSLLRTGATPAEAAAATGFADQPHFTRWFQRVYGVTPAVFRG, encoded by the coding sequence ATGGCGACGCACGGCAACTGGGTGCGGTACTGGCGGGACGGCACCCGTCCCGTGGAGGCCATGCACGCACACTTCCGTGACCACGTCTACCCGCCGCACAGCCACGACACGTACTCCTTCGGCATCACCGACGCCGGCGCCCAGCGCTTCCGCTGCCGCGGCGGCGCGCACACCAGCGGCGCCGGGATGGTGATGGCGTTCAATCCGGACGAGGTGCACGACGGCCGGGCCGCGGCGGAGCTGGGCTACCGGTACCGCATCGTGCACCTCGGCCCCTCCGTGGTGAGCGAGGTGCTCGCCGACGTCACCGACGGCCGGTCCGGTGCCCTGCCGCTGTTCCCGCACCCGGTGCTGACCGACCCCGCGCTCGCGGACGCGCTGGCCCGGCTGCACGCCGCGCTGGCCGGGACCACCGATCCGCTGATCCGCGACGAACGCCTGACCGCCGCCGTCACGGCCATGGCCCGCCGCGGTGCCACCGGCTCGCGGCCCGCGGCCCTCGCCGTGCGTACGCCCACCGACCGGGCGCGGCGCCAGGCCGCCCGGCGGGCGCGCGCGTTCCTGGACGAGCGGTACCTGGACCCGGTGCCCGCCGAGCTGCTGGCGGCCGCCGCCGGCTGCAGCCGGTTCGCGCTCTATCGGGCCTTCCGTGCCGAGTACGGCCTCGCCCCCAGCGACTACCAGCGCCAACTGCGCCTGCGCCGCGCCCGGTCGCTGCTGCGCACCGGCGCGACCCCGGCCGAGGCCGCTGCCGCCACCGGCTTCGCCGACCAGCCCCACTTCACCCGCTGGTTCCAGCGGGTGTACGGGGTGACTCCCGCGGTGTTCCGCGGCTGA
- a CDS encoding ATP-binding protein has product MRFTSTPRGARLARRLVSHRLDDWGHPYDSTANEVVTLIAAELAANAVRHGHVPGRDFHLRLTEEGGDRLCVEVTDTRGERMPDPGAPVVGGVAEAPADAESGRGLLLVAALADAWGMRPRAGAPGKTVWARFRAR; this is encoded by the coding sequence ATGCGGTTCACCTCCACCCCTAGAGGCGCACGCCTCGCACGGCGGCTCGTCTCGCACCGGCTCGACGACTGGGGCCACCCGTACGACTCGACGGCCAACGAGGTGGTGACCCTCATCGCCGCCGAGCTGGCCGCGAACGCCGTGCGGCACGGACACGTACCGGGGAGGGACTTCCATCTGCGGCTCACCGAAGAGGGCGGCGACAGGCTGTGTGTCGAGGTGACCGATACCCGCGGTGAGCGGATGCCCGATCCGGGGGCCCCGGTCGTCGGCGGAGTGGCCGAGGCCCCCGCGGACGCCGAGTCCGGTCGGGGGCTGCTCCTGGTCGCGGCGCTGGCCGACGCCTGGGGGATGCGGCCGCGCGCCGGGGCACCGGGGAAGACGGTGTGGGCGCGGTTCCGCGCCCGCTGA
- a CDS encoding transposase domain-containing protein: MAVVAPRVTGWGAGRRVRIGILTKVFTAELVDAATAKHDRAERRRRLLPAPRWSGTSSWPCVRSPVSRTRRCCGC; the protein is encoded by the coding sequence GTGGCGGTCGTTGCCCCGCGTGTGACGGGGTGGGGAGCGGGCCGGCGGGTGCGGATCGGAATCCTGACGAAGGTATTCACCGCTGAGCTGGTCGACGCGGCGACAGCCAAGCACGACCGGGCCGAGCGGCGGCGTCGCCTGCTGCCGGCACCCCGCTGGTCGGGTACTTCGTCCTGGCCCTGTGTCCGTTCGCCCGTGAGCCGTACGAGGAGGTGCTGCGGATGCTGA
- a CDS encoding DUF3995 domain-containing protein — protein MMGAEGCMGTGTATGGLWGRLACCWAILFAGLHVYWAVGGARGLSVSAGQELASERPLWFVALGLWGMAALCLVGGMLGWLLTRSSLSGFLGAAVKCLGWGAAALLMIRGLAIEVVILADAAFLDSSVSAEQRFWSLVLWNPWFVLGGLVFGLAAWGSHRRRPAAAV, from the coding sequence ATGATGGGGGCGGAAGGCTGCATGGGGACGGGAACGGCAACCGGCGGCCTGTGGGGTCGCCTTGCGTGCTGCTGGGCGATCCTCTTCGCCGGTCTGCATGTCTACTGGGCTGTGGGGGGCGCGCGTGGCCTGAGCGTCTCTGCCGGGCAGGAACTGGCCAGCGAACGTCCGCTGTGGTTCGTTGCGCTCGGTCTGTGGGGCATGGCAGCTTTGTGCCTGGTCGGTGGCATGTTGGGGTGGCTGCTCACCCGGTCATCACTGTCAGGGTTTCTCGGAGCAGCGGTGAAGTGCCTGGGCTGGGGGGCAGCCGCGCTGCTCATGATCCGCGGACTTGCGATCGAGGTCGTCATACTGGCCGATGCCGCGTTTCTGGACAGTTCCGTCAGCGCGGAGCAGAGATTCTGGTCGCTGGTCTTGTGGAATCCATGGTTCGTCCTCGGAGGGTTGGTCTTCGGGCTGGCCGCCTGGGGAAGCCACCGGCGTCGCCCGGCTGCCGCTGTCTGA
- a CDS encoding class I SAM-dependent methyltransferase — translation MASKKNLVANRAALAHKVRYAMGHPQRIAPYVKRAARDRWLAFKHPDHVGYYRAVMASDTRRNPEAAVGSQTHDRWLALGRMQFDYLREHGLKPESRMLDIGCGNLRAGWHFIEYLDTGNYYGIDISPDILISAKQTLTTQGLQAKLPHLTITQDLTLDFLPDAHFDVVHAHSVFSHSPIEVIDECLAHVGRVLAPGGFFDFTFDRTTGTEHHVLREDFYYRTETLVDLAAKHGLTARFMDDWETRRHGQSKIRVTAP, via the coding sequence ATGGCTTCGAAGAAGAACCTGGTCGCCAACCGCGCCGCCCTCGCCCACAAAGTGCGGTACGCCATGGGCCACCCGCAGCGGATAGCGCCGTACGTCAAGCGGGCGGCCCGGGACCGCTGGCTGGCCTTCAAGCACCCCGACCACGTCGGCTACTACCGGGCCGTCATGGCGTCCGACACCCGGCGCAACCCCGAGGCCGCCGTCGGCAGCCAGACCCACGACCGCTGGCTCGCGCTCGGCCGGATGCAGTTCGACTACCTCCGCGAACACGGCCTGAAGCCGGAGTCCCGCATGCTCGACATCGGCTGCGGCAACCTCCGCGCCGGGTGGCACTTCATCGAGTACCTCGACACCGGCAACTACTACGGCATCGACATCTCCCCCGACATCCTCATCTCCGCCAAGCAGACGCTGACCACCCAGGGCCTCCAGGCCAAGCTCCCGCACCTGACCATCACGCAGGACCTGACCCTGGACTTCCTGCCCGACGCGCACTTCGACGTCGTGCACGCGCACAGCGTCTTCTCGCACTCCCCCATCGAGGTCATCGACGAGTGCCTGGCCCACGTCGGACGGGTGCTCGCCCCCGGCGGCTTCTTCGACTTCACCTTCGACCGCACCACCGGGACCGAACACCACGTCCTGCGCGAGGACTTCTACTACCGCACCGAGACCCTCGTCGATCTCGCCGCGAAGCACGGCCTGACGGCCCGCTTCATGGACGACTGGGAGACCCGCCGGCACGGCCAGTCCAAGATCCGCGTCACCGCGCCCTGA
- a CDS encoding TerD family protein → MSVNLNKGQQISLSKSDGGTLSTVRMGLGWQAAQRKGFFAKLAGAREIDLDASAVLFAGGQGVDVVFFQHLTSNDGSVQHSGDNLVGGTGQGDDESIAVDLRRVPANVDQIFFTVNSFTGQTFEEVQNAYCRLIDESTGQELARYTLTGGGRHTAQIMAKVYRSGTTWQMTALGEPATGRTFQDLMPAISRLL, encoded by the coding sequence ATGTCCGTGAACCTGAACAAGGGCCAGCAGATCAGCCTGAGCAAGTCCGACGGCGGCACGCTCAGCACGGTACGCATGGGCCTGGGCTGGCAGGCCGCACAGCGCAAGGGCTTCTTCGCGAAGCTGGCCGGCGCCCGGGAGATCGACCTGGACGCCTCGGCGGTGCTGTTCGCCGGCGGCCAGGGCGTCGACGTCGTCTTCTTCCAGCACCTGACCAGCAACGACGGTTCGGTGCAGCACAGCGGGGACAACCTCGTCGGAGGTACCGGACAGGGCGACGACGAGTCCATCGCGGTCGACCTGCGGCGGGTTCCGGCCAATGTCGACCAGATCTTCTTCACCGTGAACTCCTTCACCGGCCAGACCTTCGAGGAGGTGCAGAACGCCTACTGCCGCCTCATCGACGAGTCCACCGGCCAGGAGCTGGCCCGGTACACGCTCACCGGCGGCGGCCGGCACACCGCCCAGATCATGGCCAAGGTGTACCGCTCCGGCACCACCTGGCAGATGACCGCCCTCGGCGAGCCGGCCACCGGCCGCACCTTCCAGGACCTGATGCCGGCCATCAGCCGCCTGCTCTGA
- the proP gene encoding glycine betaine/L-proline transporter ProP: MVRTLLRRRKSSVDPEDVTVVDKPQVRRAVSAAALGNTMEWFDFGVYAYVAATLGKVFFPSSSPGAQVISTFATFAAAFLVRPLGGLVFGPLGDRIGRQRVLAATMIMMAISTFAVGFLPSYDAIGLAAPLLLLLCRLVQGFSTGGEYAGATTYIAEYSPDRKRGFLGSWLDFGTFVGYSLGSSLVTVLTAVLSEDQMLSWGWRIPFYVAGPLGLIGLYMRMKLEETPAFQEVEAKHKEAQDGGTEEDPVEQARMSGKGRLKELFTHHWEAILICMGLVLLYNVTNYMVTSYLPTYMTSTLGEPSLTAQLLVLGTMVLVVLTITTVGRSSDRFGRRPMFLWAGAAMVVLAIPAFLLIKQGGILMPAIGCVILGLLLVCFAGTSASTLPALFPTHLRYGGLSVAFNVSVSLFGGTTPLIASAMVESTGDKMVPAYYLMAAGIIGVISAFFLRETAGKPLRGSSHMVEDEAQARQLVAHSRTRAGRRARDVWIGLRHGRLPRHHERKGDE; this comes from the coding sequence ATGGTGCGCACGCTGCTGCGCCGACGTAAGAGTTCGGTGGACCCCGAGGACGTCACCGTCGTCGACAAACCCCAGGTCAGGCGGGCGGTGTCGGCCGCGGCGCTGGGCAACACGATGGAGTGGTTCGACTTCGGCGTCTACGCCTACGTCGCCGCCACCCTCGGCAAGGTCTTCTTCCCCTCCAGTTCGCCCGGCGCGCAGGTGATCTCCACGTTCGCCACGTTCGCCGCGGCGTTCCTGGTGCGTCCGCTCGGCGGCCTGGTCTTCGGACCGCTGGGCGACCGCATCGGCCGGCAGCGGGTGCTCGCCGCCACCATGATCATGATGGCGATCAGCACCTTCGCGGTGGGCTTCCTGCCGAGCTACGACGCCATCGGCCTGGCAGCGCCGCTGCTGCTCCTCCTCTGCCGGCTGGTCCAGGGCTTCTCGACCGGCGGCGAGTACGCGGGCGCCACGACGTACATCGCCGAGTACTCACCGGACCGCAAACGCGGCTTCCTCGGGAGCTGGCTCGACTTCGGCACCTTCGTCGGCTACTCGCTCGGCTCCAGCCTCGTCACCGTGCTGACCGCCGTGCTCAGCGAGGACCAGATGCTCTCGTGGGGCTGGCGCATCCCCTTCTACGTCGCCGGGCCGCTCGGCCTCATCGGCCTCTACATGCGGATGAAGCTGGAGGAGACCCCGGCCTTCCAGGAGGTCGAGGCCAAGCACAAGGAGGCGCAGGACGGCGGCACGGAGGAGGACCCGGTCGAGCAGGCCCGGATGTCCGGCAAGGGCCGTCTGAAGGAGCTGTTCACGCACCACTGGGAGGCCATCCTCATCTGCATGGGCCTGGTGCTGCTCTACAACGTGACCAACTACATGGTCACCTCCTACCTGCCCACCTACATGACCAGCACCCTCGGCGAACCGAGCCTGACCGCCCAGCTGCTCGTCCTCGGCACGATGGTCCTGGTCGTCCTGACGATCACCACCGTCGGACGGTCCTCGGACCGCTTCGGACGCCGCCCGATGTTCCTCTGGGCAGGCGCCGCGATGGTCGTACTGGCGATCCCCGCCTTCCTCCTCATCAAGCAGGGCGGCATCCTGATGCCCGCCATCGGCTGCGTGATCCTCGGCCTGCTGCTCGTCTGCTTCGCGGGCACGAGCGCGTCCACGCTGCCGGCCCTCTTCCCCACCCATCTGCGGTACGGCGGCCTCTCCGTCGCCTTCAACGTCTCCGTCTCGCTCTTCGGCGGTACGACCCCCCTGATCGCCTCGGCGATGGTGGAGTCCACGGGCGACAAGATGGTGCCTGCCTACTACCTCATGGCGGCCGGCATCATCGGTGTGATCTCGGCGTTCTTCCTGCGCGAGACCGCCGGCAAGCCGCTCCGCGGCTCCTCGCACATGGTCGAGGACGAAGCGCAGGCCCGCCAGCTGGTGGCCCACAGCCGCACCCGCGCCGGCCGCCGCGCCCGCGACGTCTGGATCGGGCTGCGCCACGGCCGGCTGCCACGGCACCACGAGCGGAAGGGCGACGAATAA